A genomic window from Rhodococcus sp. KBS0724 includes:
- a CDS encoding ABC-F family ATP-binding cassette domain-containing protein, giving the protein MPETALIAQGLVRTLGARRVLDGIFLTAAPGDRIGLIGENGVGKSTLLRVLAGADEPDAGSVERPADLGFLQQEMVYGNDTTIADVLDAALHHARAIVAEIDRLAQELSRAPEDPPVLDAYAECLARAQRHEVWDADRRAEMILAGLGLANTPHHRSLASLSGGQRSRLALAALMVRRPSALLLDEPTNHLDDDAAKFLAEHLCSLPGVVLVASHDRAFLDAVCTDLIDLDPAMDGPTRYGGNYTTYLLQKRAERERWQRRFDEEQKDADALRHAAGVSAYEVAPNHVKRDNEKMGYGHAGGRVQNQIARRVRSATRRLEKLERDRIAEPPQALRFNPRPFVTSPQSEFLLSLRAVRVPGRMTMGSLDITPTDRLLVTGANGAGKSTLLAVLAGALDHTGTLTRKPDLTIGLLAQDTTFDRPDRTAREIYDLALGAELAESVPLNSLGLLSVRDQDAMVGELSVGQRRRLALALLVARPPELLLLDEPTNHLSPSLCDELEEALGTGSGAVVLASHDRWLRSRWHGKEVRMQGLESQ; this is encoded by the coding sequence ATGCCTGAAACAGCTTTGATTGCACAAGGTCTCGTCCGCACACTCGGCGCGCGGCGAGTGCTCGACGGCATCTTCCTCACTGCAGCACCTGGTGATCGGATCGGTCTCATCGGCGAGAACGGTGTCGGAAAGTCGACCCTGCTGAGAGTGCTCGCCGGCGCGGACGAACCCGACGCAGGCAGTGTGGAGCGGCCGGCCGACCTCGGGTTCCTACAGCAGGAAATGGTGTACGGCAACGACACGACTATTGCCGACGTGCTCGACGCCGCCCTTCACCATGCGCGCGCGATAGTCGCCGAAATCGACAGACTTGCACAGGAACTCAGCCGCGCGCCCGAAGATCCGCCCGTGCTCGATGCCTACGCGGAATGCCTCGCACGGGCGCAGCGGCACGAGGTCTGGGACGCGGACCGTCGCGCCGAGATGATTCTCGCCGGTCTCGGGCTCGCGAACACACCACACCACCGCAGCCTTGCGTCGTTGTCGGGTGGACAACGTAGCCGGCTGGCGTTGGCGGCGTTGATGGTTCGGCGGCCGTCGGCGTTGTTGCTCGACGAGCCGACCAACCACCTCGACGACGACGCGGCAAAGTTTCTCGCCGAACATTTGTGCAGCTTGCCCGGGGTCGTCCTCGTGGCCAGCCATGACCGGGCGTTCCTCGACGCCGTCTGCACGGATCTCATCGACCTCGATCCGGCGATGGACGGTCCTACCCGATACGGCGGTAACTACACCACCTACCTGCTGCAGAAACGGGCTGAACGGGAACGCTGGCAACGGCGTTTCGACGAAGAACAGAAGGATGCGGATGCGTTGCGCCACGCGGCCGGAGTGAGCGCATACGAGGTTGCGCCGAATCACGTGAAACGCGACAACGAAAAGATGGGATACGGTCACGCCGGAGGGCGAGTGCAGAACCAGATCGCTCGCCGCGTTCGGAGCGCTACCCGCAGGCTGGAAAAGCTCGAACGAGACCGGATTGCCGAACCCCCGCAAGCTCTTCGGTTCAATCCCCGCCCGTTCGTCACGTCACCGCAGAGCGAATTCCTACTGTCATTGCGGGCGGTTCGAGTTCCGGGCCGAATGACGATGGGCAGTCTCGATATCACCCCCACCGATCGTCTACTCGTCACCGGAGCCAACGGCGCCGGGAAATCCACATTGCTAGCGGTACTCGCGGGTGCACTGGACCACACCGGCACCCTGACCCGAAAACCTGACCTGACGATTGGCCTGTTGGCTCAGGACACCACGTTCGATCGACCCGACCGCACTGCCCGAGAAATCTACGATCTGGCGCTCGGCGCGGAACTTGCCGAGTCGGTACCTCTGAATTCCCTTGGTCTGTTGTCGGTTCGAGATCAGGACGCGATGGTGGGTGAGTTGTCCGTCGGTCAGCGTCGACGACTGGCGCTGGCTCTGTTGGTGGCGCGCCCTCCGGAGTTGCTGCTTCTGGACGAGCCGACCAATCACCTGTCTCCGAGTTTGTGCGATGAGTTGGAGGAGGCTTTGGGGACCGGCTCCGGAGCCGTCGTTCTGGCCAGCCACGACCGGTGGCTACGATCCCGCTGGCACGGCAAGGAGGTCCGAATGCAGGGCCTGGAATCGCAGTAG
- the abc-f gene encoding ribosomal protection-like ABC-F family protein produces the protein MSDAYIVCSQLSFAWPDDTQVFEDLSFSVPGGRTGLVAPNGAGKSTLLRLIAGELPLGGGRVSVDGTLGYLPQSLPLTGNLTVAEVLGIAPVLAALDSVESGDAAEEHFTTIGSDWDIEERTRAQLDRLGLGELPFDRRLATLSGGQVVSLGLAAQLLRRPDVLLLDEPTNNLDLDARHKLYDVLDEWNGCLLLVSHDRVLLDRMDRIAELDGGEIRFYGGNFTEYESSVDAAREVAEKNIRNAEQDVKREKRELQQARERAARRASNAARNLGNAGLPKIFAGTMKRNAQESAGKANETHSARVESAKARLDAAGRALRDEQRIAVELPDTNVPSGRTVFSGDRIQFRFGEREVFADGGADLAIRGPERIAVTGPNGAGKSTLLKIIRGELTPSGGEITRAEGRVAYVSQRLDLLDLNLTVAENLAVFAPDMPAPQRMNLLARFLFRGSRVHLPVGSLSGGERLRATLACVLFTEPAPQLLLLDEPTNNLDLVSVAQLESALNAYQGAFVVVSHDERFLSEVKVERWLRLSDGRLREVAAPAALTPGGAHA, from the coding sequence ATGTCCGATGCATATATCGTCTGTTCACAACTGTCGTTCGCCTGGCCGGACGACACACAGGTTTTCGAAGACCTGTCCTTCAGCGTGCCCGGTGGCCGGACCGGGCTGGTAGCTCCGAACGGCGCCGGAAAGAGCACCCTTCTCCGGTTGATCGCCGGTGAGCTGCCTCTAGGCGGTGGCCGTGTGTCCGTCGACGGCACGCTCGGGTACCTCCCGCAGAGCTTGCCGCTGACCGGAAACCTGACTGTTGCCGAGGTTTTGGGGATTGCACCGGTACTGGCGGCATTGGACTCGGTCGAGTCGGGGGATGCCGCCGAAGAGCACTTCACCACCATCGGCTCCGACTGGGACATCGAGGAACGAACCCGTGCCCAACTGGACCGTCTCGGTTTGGGGGAGTTGCCGTTCGACCGCAGACTGGCCACGCTCAGCGGCGGCCAGGTCGTCTCACTCGGTCTCGCTGCGCAACTGCTGCGCCGCCCCGACGTGCTGTTACTCGACGAGCCGACGAACAACCTCGATCTCGACGCACGGCACAAGCTATACGACGTCCTCGACGAGTGGAACGGGTGCCTGCTACTGGTCAGCCACGATCGTGTCCTGCTGGACCGCATGGACCGCATCGCGGAACTCGACGGCGGTGAGATCCGTTTCTACGGTGGAAATTTTACCGAATACGAAAGTTCCGTGGATGCCGCGCGGGAGGTTGCCGAGAAGAACATCCGCAATGCCGAGCAGGACGTCAAGCGGGAGAAACGGGAATTACAGCAGGCGCGTGAACGTGCCGCCCGCCGTGCAAGCAACGCAGCACGCAATCTGGGCAACGCCGGGCTGCCGAAGATCTTTGCCGGGACGATGAAACGTAATGCCCAGGAGTCTGCCGGTAAGGCGAACGAGACACATTCGGCCCGGGTCGAGTCTGCAAAAGCCCGACTCGACGCCGCCGGGCGCGCGTTGCGCGATGAACAACGAATCGCAGTGGAATTACCTGACACCAACGTTCCTTCCGGCCGTACGGTGTTCTCCGGCGACCGGATTCAATTCCGTTTCGGCGAGCGGGAGGTCTTCGCCGACGGCGGCGCAGACTTGGCGATACGCGGACCTGAGCGAATCGCGGTGACCGGTCCGAACGGTGCGGGCAAATCGACGTTGCTGAAGATCATCCGGGGCGAACTGACTCCGAGCGGCGGCGAGATCACCCGAGCAGAGGGCCGCGTCGCGTATGTGTCGCAGCGACTCGATCTACTCGATCTGAACCTCACCGTCGCGGAGAACTTGGCTGTCTTCGCGCCGGACATGCCGGCACCACAGCGGATGAACCTGTTGGCACGCTTCCTCTTTCGAGGATCGCGCGTGCACCTTCCGGTCGGGTCACTCTCCGGCGGCGAGCGACTGCGGGCGACTCTCGCGTGCGTACTGTTCACCGAGCCAGCACCTCAATTGTTGTTGCTGGACGAACCGACCAACAATCTCGACCTGGTCAGTGTCGCGCAACTGGAAAGCGCACTCAATGCCTATCAGGGCGCCTTCGTGGTGGTCAGCCATGACGAACGGTTCCTGTCCGAGGTGAAGGTCGAGCGCTGGTTGCGGTTGTCGGACGGACGCTTACGCGAAGTCGCCGCACCGGCCGCCCTCACTCCCGGTGGTGCGCATGCCTGA